From a region of the Sphaerodactylus townsendi isolate TG3544 linkage group LG09, MPM_Stown_v2.3, whole genome shotgun sequence genome:
- the PPP1R3G gene encoding protein phosphatase 1 regulatory subunit 3G yields MEGRGSAVLGLGQLLAPFGEHQLQEEAASLPRWQKSSSNSSSSEEEEEEARLQGRQEAGDPAEEQDDDEEEEDEKALLALRRRHGRSLSLPASPTLAAARLFPEGEGGASSDCCTKCKKRVQFADSLGLRLARVKHFSAAEEPQVPPAVLSRLQSFPMRSRDLEGFGAVLASLGGCVPPARAPRPPQARPLTPCFEAPGELLGAERLRRERVCLEEAAGTALAGAPADVRGVVRVLSCPGAKEVTVRYTFNDWLSFLDVPAVPLPADGDPAAPAPCSPAERYQFSLCLPPGLQEGTAVHFAVCYRSQQGEYWDNNGGSNYTLRGSSPEKDAPPLP; encoded by the coding sequence ATGGAGGGCCGGGGCTCGGCGGTGCTGGGCTTGGGGCAACTTTTAGCCCCTTTCGGGGAGCACCAGCTGCAGGAAGAGGCCGCCTCTCTCCCGCGGTGGCaaaagagcagcagcaacagcagcagctcggaggaggaggaggaggaggcgcgtTTGCAAGGGAGGCAGGAAGCGGGCGACCCGGCGGAGGAGCAGGACGAcgacgaggaagaggaggatgagaaGGCGCTGCTGGCCTTGCGCCGCCGCCACGGGCGCTCCCTCTCGCTGCCCGCCAGCCCGACCTTGGCCGCCGCGCGCCTGTTCCCCGAGGGCGAGGGCGGCGCGTCGAGCGACTGCTGCACCAAGTGCAAGAAGCGGGTGCAGTTCGCCGACTCGCTGGGGCTGCGCCTGGCCCGCGTGAAGCACTTCAGCGCGGCGGAGGAGCCGCAGGTGCCCCCGGCCGTGCTCTCCCGCCTGCAGAGCTTCCCCATGCGCAGCAGGGACCTGGAGGGGTTCGGCGCGGTCCTGGCCAGCCTGGGCGGCTGCGTCCCCCCGGCCCGCGCCCCTCGGCCGCCCCAGGCCCGCCCGCTGACGCCCTGCTTCGAGGCGCCCGGGGAGCTGCTGGGCGCGGAGCGGCTGCGGCGGGAGCGCGTGTGCCTGGAGGAGGCGGCGGGGACGGCGCTGGCCGGGGCGCCGGCGGACGTGCGCGGCGTGGTGCGGGTGCTGAGCTGCCCCGGCGCCAAGGAGGTGACGGTGCGCTACACCTTCAACGACTGGCTCTCCTTCCTCGACGTGCCCGCCGTGCCGCTGCCCGCCGACGGGGACCCCGCGGCTCCGGCGCCCTGCAGCCCGGCCGAGCGCTACCAGTTCAGCCTGTGCCTGCCGCCGGGCCTGCAGGAAGGCACCGCCGTGCACTTCGCCGTCTGCTACCGCAGCCAGCAGGGCGAGTACTGGGACAACAACGGGGGCAGCAACTACACCCTGCGCGGGAGCTCGCCCGAGAAGGACGCGCCGCCTCTGCCTTGA